The proteins below come from a single Bordetella genomosp. 11 genomic window:
- the narJ gene encoding nitrate reductase molybdenum cofactor assembly chaperone, whose product MASSLPPSGTVYAALSVLLDYPGEDLRQALPELRACLDEARFLPRDVRAGLRRFMDYLAQRDLLTLQENYVALFDRGRATSLYLFEHVHGESRDRGQAMVDLMRMYEGQGMYLRNGELPDYLPVFLEYLSRLPPRDARDLLAETADILQSITAQLAKRGTHYSLVTAALLPLAGGEPAATPDQAHDDDAGDLPDAEHYGALDAAYADEPVRFVGAATPAAVPIRFHEKRPQR is encoded by the coding sequence ATGGCCTCGTCCCTCCCACCGTCCGGCACCGTGTACGCGGCCTTGTCGGTACTGCTCGACTACCCCGGCGAGGACCTGCGACAGGCGCTGCCGGAATTGCGGGCGTGCCTGGACGAGGCGCGGTTCCTGCCGCGCGATGTCCGCGCCGGACTGCGGCGCTTCATGGATTACCTGGCCCAGCGCGACCTCCTGACGTTGCAGGAAAACTACGTGGCCTTGTTCGACCGGGGCCGGGCGACCTCGCTGTATCTGTTCGAACACGTGCACGGGGAGTCGCGCGACCGGGGCCAGGCCATGGTGGACCTGATGCGCATGTACGAAGGCCAGGGCATGTACCTGCGCAACGGCGAATTGCCGGACTACCTGCCGGTGTTCCTGGAATACCTATCGCGCCTGCCCCCCCGCGACGCGCGCGACCTGCTGGCCGAGACCGCCGACATCCTGCAATCGATCACGGCGCAACTGGCCAAGCGGGGCACGCATTACAGCCTCGTCACGGCGGCGCTGCTGCCGCTGGCCGGAGGCGAACCCGCCGCGACGCCGGACCAGGCCCACGACGACGATGCCGGGGACCTTCCCGACGCGGAGCACTACGGCGCCCTGGACGCCGCCTATGCCGACGAGCCGGTGCGCTTCGTCGGCGCGGCGACGCCTGCCGCCGTTCCCATCAGATTCCACGAGAAACGGCCGCAACGCTGA
- the narH gene encoding nitrate reductase subunit beta produces the protein MKIRAQIAMVLNLDKCIGCHTCSVTCKNVWTSREGMEYAWFNNVETKPGIGYPKDWENQDRWQGGWTRKTDGKIEPRLGGKWRLLAKIFANPRLPEIDDYYEPFTFDYAHLQDAGDARAMPVARPRSLISGERLEKIEWGPNWEEILGGEFEKRAHDYNFDQVQKDIYGQFENTFMMYLPRLCEHCLNPACVASCPSGSIYKREEDGIVLIDQDKCRGWRMCVSGCPYKKIYFNWHSGKAEKCIFCYPRIEAGQPTVCSETCVGRIRYLGVLLYDADRIEAAASVANEQDLYESQLSVFLDPDNPEVAAQAERDGVPSSWIEGARRSPVYKMAIDWRIAFPLHPEYRTLPMVWYVPPLSPINAAANSGDLGMNGYLPDVDALRIPLRYLANLLTAGKEAPVKLALERLLAMRAYMRARHVDGVEAPAVLRQAGLDVAQVEDMYRYLAIANYEDRFVIPTSHREYAEDAFDLRSSCGFSFGNGCSDGRSEMSLFSSKKHNRKIPIRQEL, from the coding sequence ATGAAAATCCGCGCTCAGATCGCCATGGTGCTGAACTTGGACAAGTGCATCGGCTGCCATACCTGCTCGGTAACGTGCAAGAACGTATGGACCAGCCGCGAGGGCATGGAATACGCCTGGTTCAACAATGTCGAGACCAAGCCAGGCATCGGCTATCCCAAGGACTGGGAAAACCAGGACCGCTGGCAAGGCGGCTGGACGCGCAAGACCGACGGCAAGATAGAACCCCGCCTGGGCGGCAAATGGCGATTGCTGGCCAAGATCTTCGCCAACCCGCGCCTGCCTGAAATCGACGACTACTACGAGCCGTTCACCTTCGACTACGCGCATTTGCAGGATGCCGGCGACGCGCGCGCCATGCCGGTCGCACGGCCACGCTCGCTGATCAGCGGCGAACGCCTCGAAAAGATCGAGTGGGGACCCAACTGGGAAGAAATCCTGGGAGGCGAGTTCGAGAAACGCGCCCACGACTACAACTTCGACCAGGTACAGAAGGATATCTACGGCCAGTTCGAAAACACCTTCATGATGTACCTGCCGCGTCTGTGCGAGCACTGCCTGAACCCTGCCTGTGTGGCGTCCTGTCCATCGGGATCGATCTACAAGCGCGAGGAAGACGGCATCGTGCTGATCGACCAGGACAAATGTCGTGGCTGGCGCATGTGCGTATCCGGCTGTCCCTACAAGAAGATTTACTTCAACTGGCACAGCGGAAAGGCGGAAAAATGCATCTTCTGCTACCCCCGCATCGAAGCAGGTCAACCCACGGTATGTTCAGAAACCTGTGTCGGGCGCATCCGCTACCTGGGTGTACTGCTTTACGATGCGGACCGCATCGAAGCAGCAGCCAGCGTGGCGAACGAACAGGACCTGTACGAATCACAGTTGTCGGTGTTCCTGGACCCCGACAACCCGGAGGTCGCTGCGCAGGCCGAACGCGACGGCGTGCCGTCCTCGTGGATCGAGGGCGCCCGCCGGTCACCCGTCTACAAGATGGCGATCGATTGGCGTATCGCCTTCCCCCTGCACCCGGAATATCGCACCCTGCCCATGGTGTGGTACGTGCCGCCGCTGTCGCCGATCAATGCGGCGGCCAATAGCGGCGACCTGGGTATGAACGGCTACTTGCCGGATGTGGATGCGCTGCGCATTCCCCTGCGCTATCTGGCGAACCTGCTGACCGCCGGCAAGGAAGCACCCGTGAAGCTGGCCCTGGAACGCCTGCTGGCCATGCGCGCCTACATGCGCGCCCGGCACGTGGACGGTGTCGAAGCCCCCGCGGTGCTGCGCCAGGCAGGCCTGGACGTCGCCCAGGTGGAGGACATGTACCGCTACCTGGCGATCGCCAATTACGAGGACCGCTTCGTCATCCCCACTTCGCACCGCGAGTACGCAGAAGACGCGTTCGACCTGCGCTCGTCCTGCGGCTTCTCCTTCGGCAACGGCTGTTCCGACGGCCGTTCCGAGATGAGCCTGTTCAGTTCGAAGAAGCACAACCGCAAGATCCCGATCCGCCAGGAGCTTTGA
- a CDS encoding nitrate reductase subunit alpha, protein MSHFLDRLRYFSASRTEFSNGHGAVTDEDRKWEDAYRQRWQHDKIVRSTHGVNCTGSCSWKIYVKGGIVTWETQQTDYPRTRPDMPNHEPRGCSRGASYSWYLYSANRLKYPLVRSALVKLWRERRRSMQPVEAWQSIVEDDDARRGYQERRGLGGFVRSDWNEVNDIVAAANVYTVKRHGPDRVVGFSPIPAMSMVSYAAGSRYLSLIGGVCLSFYDWYCDLPPASPQTWGEQTDVPESADWYNSTFIMMWGSNVPQTRTPDAHFLTEARYKGTKIVSIFPDYSEGAKFGDIWLHPKQGTDAALALAMGHVILKEFHLARQSEYFIDYCRRYTDMPCLVRLVPHQGGLVPERLVRASDFEGALGQASNAEWKTVVIDDATGAPAVPTGSAGFRWNQQDGEDRGKWNLKSESAQGEPLRPRLSFTLAHDEVVEVLFPYFGNQHHPHFNNTAHASTLARRIAARRLRTPGGDMLVATVYDLFIANYGLDQGLGGANVAASYDDDIPYTPAWQETITGVKRADVITVARQFAENAEKTQGKSMVIIGAGINHWFHMDMSYRAIINMLIMCGCVGKSGGGWSHYVGQEKLRPQTGWTALAFALDWHRPPRQMNSTSFFYAHTDQWRYDPMDPAALLSPLADKNLFQGAPIDYNVRAERMGWLPSAPQLGRNPLQVGRELADPATAAADIARQIQQGSLKMACEAPDDPANFPRNLFVWRSNLLGSSGKGHEYFLKHLLGTTHGVQGREVVGDGGVRPREVACDSEAPRGKLDLLVTLDFRMSTTCMYSDVVLPTATWYEKDDMNTSDMHPFIHPLSAAVDPAWQSRSDWDIFKGIARRFSELAEGHLGVERDVVLAPIAHDSPAELSQPFEVKDWKCGECDPVPGKTMPSVLVVERDYPATYACYTSLGPLMDKLGNGGKGISWDTKDEVALLGELNYRVPDDNGSRGRPRIDSAMDAAEVILALAPETNGAVAVKAWQAMSASTGIDHAHLAEAREDEKIRFRDIQAQPRKIISSPTWSGIESEHVSYNAGYTNVHELIPWRTLSGRQQLYQDHPWMRAFGESLCVYKPPIMTGSYEHMLGTRSNGNPEIALNFITPHQKWGIHSTYTDNLLMLTLSRGGPIIWISEDDARRIGIVDNDWIEGYNSNGALCVRAVVSQRIPPGMVMMYHAQEKIVNTPGSEITGTRGGIHNSVTRVALKPTHMIGGYAQLSYGFNYYGTVGSNRDEFLIVRKMKRIDWLDDAPPDPINPATEHKLRQGEDSHAAAAARNVRPAADKGDAA, encoded by the coding sequence ATGAGCCACTTTCTCGATCGACTGCGTTATTTCTCCGCATCACGCACGGAATTCTCCAATGGCCATGGCGCCGTGACGGATGAAGACCGCAAATGGGAGGACGCTTACCGGCAGCGGTGGCAGCACGACAAGATCGTGCGTTCCACGCATGGGGTGAACTGCACGGGCTCCTGTTCCTGGAAGATCTACGTCAAGGGCGGCATCGTCACTTGGGAAACCCAGCAGACGGACTATCCCCGCACCCGCCCCGACATGCCCAACCATGAGCCGCGCGGCTGTTCCCGCGGCGCGTCCTATTCCTGGTACCTGTACAGCGCCAACCGGCTCAAGTATCCCCTGGTACGCAGCGCCCTGGTCAAGCTGTGGCGCGAACGCCGGCGTTCGATGCAGCCCGTCGAGGCCTGGCAATCCATCGTGGAGGACGACGACGCCCGCCGCGGCTACCAGGAGCGACGCGGCCTGGGCGGCTTCGTGCGATCCGACTGGAACGAGGTCAACGACATCGTCGCGGCCGCCAATGTGTACACCGTCAAGCGCCACGGGCCGGACCGGGTGGTGGGGTTTTCGCCGATACCGGCGATGTCCATGGTGTCCTATGCCGCGGGCTCGCGCTATCTGTCGCTGATCGGCGGCGTCTGCCTGAGCTTCTATGACTGGTATTGCGACCTGCCGCCGGCGTCGCCGCAAACCTGGGGCGAACAGACGGACGTGCCGGAATCGGCGGATTGGTACAACTCCACCTTCATCATGATGTGGGGCTCCAACGTCCCGCAGACTCGCACGCCCGACGCGCATTTCCTGACCGAGGCGCGCTACAAGGGGACCAAGATCGTCTCCATCTTTCCGGACTATTCGGAAGGCGCCAAGTTCGGCGACATCTGGCTGCACCCCAAGCAGGGCACGGATGCCGCGCTGGCGCTGGCCATGGGGCACGTGATCCTGAAGGAATTCCACCTGGCGCGGCAAAGCGAATACTTCATCGACTACTGCCGTCGCTACACCGACATGCCCTGTCTGGTACGACTGGTGCCGCACCAGGGCGGCCTGGTGCCCGAGCGGCTGGTGCGTGCCTCGGATTTCGAAGGTGCGCTGGGGCAGGCCAGCAATGCCGAATGGAAGACCGTCGTCATCGACGATGCCACGGGCGCGCCGGCGGTACCGACGGGCTCCGCGGGTTTTCGCTGGAACCAGCAGGACGGCGAGGACCGCGGCAAATGGAACCTGAAATCCGAATCTGCCCAAGGCGAACCGCTGCGGCCGCGCCTGTCCTTCACCCTGGCCCACGATGAAGTCGTCGAGGTGCTTTTCCCCTACTTCGGCAACCAGCACCATCCGCATTTCAACAACACCGCGCACGCCTCCACGCTGGCGCGCCGTATCGCCGCGCGGCGCCTGCGCACGCCCGGCGGCGATATGCTGGTGGCCACGGTCTACGACCTGTTCATCGCCAACTACGGGCTGGACCAGGGGCTGGGCGGCGCCAACGTCGCCGCCAGCTACGACGACGACATCCCGTACACCCCGGCCTGGCAGGAAACCATCACCGGCGTCAAGCGCGCCGACGTCATCACGGTGGCGCGCCAGTTTGCGGAGAACGCCGAGAAGACGCAGGGCAAGTCCATGGTCATCATCGGCGCCGGGATCAATCACTGGTTCCACATGGACATGTCGTACCGCGCGATCATCAATATGCTGATCATGTGCGGATGCGTCGGCAAATCCGGCGGTGGCTGGTCGCACTACGTCGGCCAGGAAAAGCTGCGGCCGCAGACCGGCTGGACGGCCCTGGCCTTCGCCCTGGACTGGCACCGTCCGCCGCGCCAGATGAACTCGACGTCGTTCTTCTATGCGCATACCGACCAGTGGCGCTACGACCCGATGGACCCGGCCGCGCTGCTATCGCCCCTGGCCGACAAGAACCTTTTCCAGGGCGCGCCCATCGACTACAACGTGCGCGCCGAACGCATGGGTTGGCTGCCGTCCGCGCCGCAACTGGGCCGCAACCCGCTGCAGGTGGGACGCGAGCTGGCCGACCCGGCCACGGCCGCGGCCGATATCGCTCGACAGATCCAGCAGGGCAGCCTGAAGATGGCTTGCGAAGCGCCGGACGACCCGGCCAACTTCCCCCGCAATCTCTTCGTCTGGCGCTCCAATCTGCTGGGTTCGTCCGGCAAGGGACACGAGTATTTCCTCAAGCATCTGCTGGGCACCACGCACGGCGTGCAGGGCCGGGAGGTTGTCGGCGACGGCGGCGTGCGCCCGCGCGAAGTGGCCTGCGACAGCGAGGCGCCGCGCGGCAAGCTGGACCTGCTGGTGACCCTGGATTTCCGCATGTCGACCACCTGCATGTATTCCGACGTCGTCCTGCCCACCGCGACGTGGTACGAGAAGGACGACATGAACACCTCCGACATGCATCCCTTCATCCATCCCCTGAGCGCGGCGGTGGACCCGGCATGGCAGTCGCGCAGCGATTGGGACATATTCAAGGGCATCGCGCGCCGTTTTTCGGAATTGGCTGAAGGCCATCTGGGCGTTGAGCGCGACGTCGTGCTGGCGCCCATCGCGCACGATTCCCCGGCGGAGTTGTCGCAGCCCTTCGAAGTCAAGGACTGGAAGTGCGGCGAGTGCGATCCGGTGCCGGGCAAGACCATGCCCTCGGTCCTGGTGGTGGAACGCGATTACCCCGCGACCTATGCGTGCTACACCTCGCTGGGCCCGCTGATGGACAAGCTGGGCAACGGCGGCAAGGGCATCAGTTGGGATACGAAGGACGAAGTCGCGCTGCTGGGTGAACTGAACTACCGCGTTCCCGACGACAACGGCTCGCGCGGCCGGCCGCGCATCGACTCGGCCATGGACGCCGCGGAAGTCATTCTGGCGCTGGCGCCGGAGACCAACGGCGCGGTGGCGGTAAAGGCATGGCAGGCGATGTCCGCCAGCACGGGGATCGATCACGCCCACCTGGCCGAGGCGCGCGAGGACGAGAAAATCCGCTTTCGCGATATCCAGGCGCAACCGCGCAAGATCATTTCCTCGCCCACCTGGAGCGGTATCGAGTCCGAGCACGTTTCGTACAACGCCGGCTATACCAATGTGCACGAGCTGATACCGTGGCGTACGCTCAGCGGGCGCCAGCAGCTGTACCAGGATCATCCCTGGATGCGCGCCTTCGGCGAGTCCCTGTGCGTCTACAAGCCGCCCATCATGACCGGCAGCTACGAGCATATGCTGGGCACGCGTTCGAACGGCAATCCGGAGATCGCGTTGAACTTCATCACCCCGCACCAGAAGTGGGGAATACACAGCACGTACACCGATAACCTGCTGATGCTGACGCTGTCGCGCGGGGGTCCGATCATCTGGATATCGGAAGACGACGCCCGGCGCATCGGTATCGTCGACAACGATTGGATCGAGGGCTACAACTCCAACGGCGCGCTCTGCGTGCGCGCGGTGGTCAGCCAGCGCATCCCGCCCGGCATGGTCATGATGTACCACGCCCAGGAAAAGATCGTGAATACGCCGGGGTCGGAAATCACCGGTACGCGCGGAGGCATCCACAACTCCGTCACACGAGTGGCGCTCAAGCCCACACATATGATCGGCGGCTACGCGCAACTGTCATACGGCTTCAACTACTACGGTACGGTCGGCTCGAACCGCGACGAATTCCTGATCGTGCGCAAGATGAAGCGCATCGACTGGCTGGACGACGCACCGCCGGACCCCATCAATCCGGCCACCGAGCACAAACTGCGGCAAGGCGAAGACAGCCACGCGGCGGCCGCCGCGCGGAATGTCCGCCCGGCGGCGGATAAAGGAGACGCCGCATGA
- a CDS encoding COG4705 family protein has protein sequence MDADPKTTFAKVPEVVLGFWLIKIAATTLGETGGDAVSMSMNLGYLVSTGLFAVLFLIAVTAQIRSRKFHPFLYWTTIIATTTLGTTLADFADRSLGIGYAGGSTLLLLLLLASLFAWHRTLGSISVSTVNSPVAEAFYWITIMFSQTLGTALGDWTASMGDMGYGRAAMLFAAALIVVAVAYYRTRVSRTLLFWIAFVLTRPLGAAVGDFLDKPVSDGGLDLSRYSASAVLLACILLMILLLKPRAARTAH, from the coding sequence ATGGACGCAGACCCGAAGACCACCTTCGCCAAAGTCCCCGAGGTCGTCCTCGGCTTCTGGCTTATCAAGATCGCCGCGACCACGCTCGGGGAAACCGGCGGTGACGCGGTATCGATGTCGATGAACCTGGGCTATCTCGTCAGCACGGGGCTGTTCGCCGTGCTGTTCCTGATCGCGGTCACCGCGCAGATCAGGTCCAGGAAGTTCCACCCCTTCCTGTACTGGACGACCATCATCGCGACCACCACGCTCGGCACGACGCTGGCCGATTTCGCCGATCGCTCGCTCGGCATCGGCTATGCGGGCGGCTCGACCCTGCTGCTGCTGTTGCTGCTCGCCTCGCTGTTTGCCTGGCACCGGACGCTCGGGTCGATTTCGGTAAGCACCGTCAATTCTCCCGTCGCCGAAGCGTTCTACTGGATCACGATCATGTTCTCGCAGACGCTGGGCACGGCACTGGGCGATTGGACGGCCAGCATGGGGGACATGGGCTACGGTCGCGCGGCCATGCTGTTCGCCGCGGCGCTTATCGTGGTCGCGGTGGCTTATTACCGGACGCGCGTGTCGCGCACCCTGCTGTTCTGGATTGCGTTCGTCCTGACGCGGCCGCTCGGCGCCGCCGTCGGCGATTTCCTGGACAAGCCGGTCAGCGATGGCGGCCTGGACTTGAGCCGCTACTCGGCATCCGCGGTACTGCTGGCCTGCATCCTGCTGATGATTCTGCTATTGAAGCCGCGCGCGGCCAGAACCGCGCACTGA
- a CDS encoding 3-deoxy-D-manno-octulosonic acid transferase: protein MNRTLYSCLARALAPLLAARVLMRARFDSSYGTAIGERFGWYRDAMHTGAFAGGRAMRARPVWVHAVSLGETRAAQPLIQALLDRQIPVLLTHMTATGRREGSKLFAVAIERGQLRQAWLPYDLPGACSRFFATMNPVCGVLIEREVWPNLIHEANRRSVPMIMASARLSARSARRGLHAGRVLREAYAGLDIVLAQSEADAQRLRAAGARRVETCGNLKFDSVPSEHQMARGRAWRAAWDRPVITVASTHEGEEAEFARAVAGRAAELGNALLVVVPRHPERFDAVEKQLQACGLRVARRTAIDPWQPQPAHTQVLLGDSMGELATYYAASDVAIVAGSFIAEGGQNLIEACAAGVPVVVGPHARNFQQVTDEAIAAGAALRRPSAGAAIDAAAGLLGDVSAGAAMAAAGLRYVASHAGVVRRTMMCLEAFLSTHGAGVADALENAASAAAAREAALAPDPIGPAGRAMGSG, encoded by the coding sequence ATGAATCGGACCCTCTACAGCTGTCTGGCGCGGGCTCTCGCGCCGCTATTGGCCGCGCGTGTGTTGATGCGGGCCCGTTTCGATTCTTCGTACGGCACGGCGATCGGCGAACGGTTCGGGTGGTATCGCGATGCGATGCATACCGGCGCGTTCGCCGGCGGCAGGGCGATGCGCGCGCGGCCGGTATGGGTGCACGCCGTCAGCCTGGGCGAGACCCGCGCCGCGCAGCCGTTGATACAGGCGCTGCTGGATCGCCAGATCCCGGTGCTGCTTACGCACATGACCGCGACGGGGCGCCGCGAAGGCAGCAAGCTGTTTGCCGTCGCGATCGAGCGGGGCCAGTTGCGGCAAGCCTGGCTGCCCTACGATCTGCCCGGCGCCTGCAGCCGTTTTTTCGCGACGATGAATCCCGTCTGCGGCGTGCTGATCGAACGCGAGGTCTGGCCGAATCTGATCCACGAGGCCAATCGGCGTAGCGTTCCGATGATCATGGCCAGCGCGCGGCTGTCGGCGCGTTCGGCGCGGCGCGGCCTGCATGCGGGCAGGGTGCTGCGCGAGGCCTACGCCGGACTTGACATTGTGCTCGCGCAGTCCGAGGCGGACGCGCAACGCCTGCGCGCGGCCGGCGCGCGCCGTGTCGAGACCTGCGGCAACCTGAAGTTCGACTCGGTGCCCTCCGAGCATCAGATGGCGCGAGGCCGTGCCTGGCGAGCCGCGTGGGACCGGCCCGTCATCACGGTGGCCAGTACGCACGAAGGCGAGGAAGCGGAATTCGCGCGCGCGGTCGCGGGACGCGCGGCGGAATTGGGAAATGCGTTGCTGGTCGTCGTGCCGCGCCATCCGGAAAGATTCGACGCCGTGGAAAAGCAATTGCAAGCCTGCGGCCTGCGTGTGGCGCGCCGCACGGCGATAGATCCCTGGCAGCCGCAGCCGGCGCACACGCAGGTGCTACTGGGCGATAGCATGGGCGAGCTGGCGACCTACTATGCCGCCAGCGATGTCGCCATCGTCGCGGGCAGCTTTATCGCCGAAGGCGGGCAGAATCTTATCGAAGCGTGCGCCGCCGGCGTGCCGGTTGTGGTCGGCCCGCATGCGCGCAACTTCCAGCAGGTCACGGATGAGGCCATCGCCGCCGGGGCCGCGCTACGCCGGCCTTCCGCCGGCGCGGCAATCGATGCCGCGGCCGGCTTGCTGGGCGACGTGTCCGCCGGGGCCGCGATGGCGGCCGCCGGCCTGCGCTACGTCGCCAGCCATGCCGGCGTCGTCAGGCGCACCATGATGTGTCTGGAGGCTTTCCTGTCGACCCATGGCGCCGGCGTGGCGGATGCCCTGGAAAACGCGGCCTCGGCGGCGGCTGCCCGCGAGGCGGCCCTGGCGCCGGACCCGATCGGGCCGGCCGGCCGTGCCATGGGCAGCGGCTAG
- a CDS encoding ATP-binding protein: MRSMKRWLLAWLICGFAAVSAMAGYLIFRTATIEAGELFDYELHAVAISLPHGADSDVAIEKSPDFEGIADDGIAIQIWDAAGKIGYRSLASTGLPPLGDGFHDAEFQGRRWRAFGLTDGDRVVQVAQPTAIRNELALKLAARVLWPLALLFPCAILLVWFVVTRGLRPLTTLSDLIATRSADVLDPLRLDNRISSEFMPLVARMNDLLARLDTALRSQRLFVADAAHELRSPLTALKLQFQLAARDGALQGNPELLTKIDGRLNRTIHLVRQLLTLAREDAGVTPNEGAFDLAQVATQVVSDASILAEQKNIDLGLLRDRHRQVPAVGAPAAITVLLANLVDNAIRYTPEGGRVDVSIGWQEEYAWADVTDSGPGIPPGELERVFDRFYRVAGSAAHGSGLGLAIARRVADRHRAELQLSNLEPGPGLRARLVLYYHDGLRTQPEIDAAPSRVASHATAAPPG, translated from the coding sequence ATGAGGTCCATGAAACGCTGGCTGCTCGCCTGGCTGATTTGCGGCTTCGCCGCCGTCAGTGCGATGGCGGGCTACCTGATCTTCCGTACCGCCACAATCGAGGCGGGGGAACTCTTTGACTACGAGTTGCATGCCGTCGCCATCTCCCTGCCCCATGGCGCGGACTCGGACGTCGCCATAGAGAAGTCTCCCGACTTCGAAGGCATCGCCGACGACGGCATCGCCATCCAGATATGGGACGCCGCCGGAAAAATCGGCTACCGCTCCCTGGCGAGCACCGGATTGCCCCCACTGGGCGATGGATTCCATGACGCCGAATTCCAGGGCAGGCGCTGGCGCGCGTTCGGCCTGACGGACGGCGACCGCGTGGTCCAGGTCGCGCAGCCGACCGCCATACGCAATGAACTCGCCCTGAAACTGGCGGCGCGCGTGCTATGGCCCCTGGCGCTGCTCTTTCCCTGCGCCATCCTGCTCGTGTGGTTCGTCGTTACGCGCGGGCTGCGCCCGCTTACCACCCTGTCGGACCTGATCGCCACGCGCTCGGCGGATGTACTGGACCCGCTGCGCCTGGACAATCGCATATCCAGCGAGTTCATGCCCCTGGTCGCGCGCATGAACGATCTGCTCGCACGCCTGGATACCGCATTGCGCAGCCAGCGGCTGTTCGTCGCGGACGCGGCGCATGAGCTGCGCTCGCCCCTGACCGCCCTCAAACTGCAATTCCAGCTCGCCGCCCGCGATGGCGCGCTCCAGGGCAATCCCGAGCTGCTGACCAAGATAGACGGGCGGCTGAACCGCACCATCCATCTCGTCCGCCAGTTGCTGACTTTGGCGCGGGAAGATGCCGGGGTAACGCCCAACGAAGGCGCGTTCGATCTTGCCCAGGTCGCGACACAGGTCGTCAGCGACGCCTCGATCCTGGCCGAGCAGAAAAATATCGACCTGGGATTGCTGCGCGACCGGCATCGACAGGTTCCCGCCGTCGGCGCCCCCGCGGCGATTACCGTACTGCTGGCCAATCTGGTGGACAACGCCATCCGCTACACGCCGGAGGGCGGACGCGTCGATGTTTCCATCGGATGGCAAGAGGAGTACGCCTGGGCCGATGTCACCGACAGCGGCCCGGGGATCCCGCCGGGCGAGCTCGAACGGGTATTCGACCGCTTCTATCGGGTGGCCGGGTCCGCCGCGCACGGCTCCGGATTGGGGCTTGCCATCGCCCGCCGAGTCGCCGACCGGCATCGGGCGGAATTGCAGCTCAGCAACCTCGAACCGGGACCGGGACTGCGCGCGCGGCTGGTGCTGTACTACCACGATGGCCTGCGCACCCAGCCGGAAATCGACGCCGCGCCCTCCCGCGTGGCAAGCCACGCCACAGCGGCGCCGCCGGGCTAG
- a CDS encoding response regulator: MRLLLIEDDAMIAESLFEALRRAGYAVDRVGDGRQAELATAHDVYDLILLDLGLPVRDGIALLKDYRKRGGRVPVLIVTARDSVADRIGGLDAGADDYMVKPFDIDELGARVRALLRRRHGNAMPVHVHGDLRLDPMAHEAHLGDTPLTLVPREFALLHALIEEPRRVFTREQLEEKLYGWNEEVGSNTIEVYIHSLRRKMGAKRIVTVRGVGYRLAAVEHGA; encoded by the coding sequence GTGCGACTACTGCTGATAGAAGACGACGCGATGATCGCGGAAAGCCTGTTCGAAGCGCTGCGGCGCGCCGGCTACGCGGTCGACCGCGTGGGGGACGGACGGCAGGCGGAACTGGCCACGGCACACGATGTTTATGACCTGATCCTGCTCGACCTGGGCTTGCCGGTGCGTGACGGCATCGCGCTGCTGAAGGACTATCGCAAGAGAGGGGGACGGGTACCCGTCCTGATCGTGACGGCGCGCGATTCGGTGGCGGACCGCATCGGCGGACTCGACGCCGGCGCGGACGACTACATGGTCAAGCCTTTCGATATCGATGAATTGGGGGCCCGCGTGCGCGCGCTGCTGCGCCGCCGGCACGGCAACGCCATGCCAGTCCATGTCCATGGCGATCTGCGCCTCGATCCCATGGCGCACGAGGCCCACCTGGGCGACACGCCGCTCACCCTGGTGCCGCGCGAATTCGCCCTGCTGCATGCCTTGATAGAGGAACCGCGACGGGTATTCACCCGGGAACAGCTGGAGGAAAAACTCTACGGTTGGAACGAGGAAGTCGGCAGCAACACCATCGAGGTCTACATCCACAGCTTGCGGCGCAAAATGGGCGCCAAACGTATCGTCACCGTGCGCGGGGTCGGCTATCGCCTGGCGGCGGTGGAGCATGGCGCATGA